In Nicotiana tabacum cultivar K326 chromosome 19, ASM71507v2, whole genome shotgun sequence, one DNA window encodes the following:
- the LOC107761664 gene encoding rho GTPase-activating protein 3 has translation MTRLLRSKSYTFGRVSASNSSVLDLSPRCSSLYDYEEVGDEEEGEDGFLSPEQRQRSRVRAAGGRQSNHNNPSPILAVVVAALRKSLVTCSVDRDDVANMDIGWPTDVCHVSHVTFDRFDGFLGLPIELQPEVPRKVPSASVSVFGVSVQSMQCSYDLRGNSVPTILLKLQSHLYTEGGLQAEGIFRINAENSQEETVRSQLNRGIVPYGIDVHCLAGLIKAWFRELPTGVLDSLTPEQVMHCNTEEDCTQLVNLLPPTEAALLDWAINLMADVVHNEHYNKMNARNIAMVFAPNMTQMADPLTALIHAVQVMNLLKTLIMKTLREREESHVTCQIQSSCANISSCMVDYVDGYSCEKQNAGKLSRSATLDRTECESGEQFWNCKSTSDAGEECDSVVRTSPVARRRQTLESRFREGFDTEEGENTMIRLNLRKGMQKLYRHPVFQLSKPVKKSRLIGTVNSRRGGGEALA, from the exons ATGACTCGTCTGTTGCGATCCAAGTCGTATACATTTGGCCGTGTCTCTGCTTCCAACTCCTCTGTTCTAGACTTGTCCCCTCGCTGCTCCTCTCTCTATGACTACGAAGAAGTAGGTGATGAGGAAGAAGGGGAAGATGGGTTTTTAAGTCCGGAACAGAGGCAACGGAGTCGGGTTCGGGCTGCTGGTGGACGTCAGAGCAATCATAACAACCCCTCTCCAATTCTGGCGGTAGTTGTGGCGGCGCTCCGGAAGTCGCTGGTGACTTGCAGTGTGGATAGAGATGACGTGGCTAACATGGACATTGGATGGCCCACCGATGTCTGCCACGTttctcatgtcaccttcgatcgCTTCGATGGCTTCCTTGGCCTCCCTATTGAGCTCCAGCCTGAAGTCCCCCGTAAAGTCCCCAGCGCAAG TGTAAGTGTATTTGGGGTTTCTGTCCAGTCAATGCAATGTTCATATGACCTTAGAGGAAACAGTGTGCCAACAATTCTTCTTAAACTGCAAAGTCATCTGTATACTGAAGGAGGCCTGCAA GCAGAAGGAATATTCCGGATAAATGCTGAGAATAGTCAAGAAGAAACTGTGAGGAGCCAGCTGAATAGAGGCATTGTTCCATATGGAATTGATGTTCATTGTTTGGCCGGATTGATTAAG GCATGGTTTAGGGAGCTGCCTACAGGTGTACTAGATTCTCTAACCCCGGAGCAGGTGATGCACTGCAACACTGAAGAAGACTGCACCCAACTTGTGAACTTACTTCCTCCAACTGAAGCTGCACTGCTTGACTGGGCAATCAATTTAATGGCAGACGTTGTGCATAATGAACATTATAACAAGATGAATGCAAGGAATATTGCCATGGTTTTTGCTCCAAACATGACTCAG ATGGCTGATCCATTGACTGCACTGATTCATGCAGTCCAAGTCATGAACCTCCTTAAGACACTCATTATGAAGACCCTTCGTGAAAGAGAAGAATCACATGTGACATGCCAAATACAGTCGTCATGTGCTAATATTTCCAGTTGCATGGTAGATTATGTGGATGGCTATTCTTGTGAAAAACAAAATGCTGGTAAACTCTCAAGAAGTGCCACGTTAGACAGAACAGAATGTGAGTCGGGGGAGCAATTCTGGAACTGTAAGAGTACAAGTGATGCTGGAGAGGAATGTGATTCTGTTGTGAGGACCTCTCCAGTTGCTCGCAGAAGACAAACACTAGAGAGTAGGTTTAGAGAGGGATTTGACACTGAGGAGGGTGAGAACACAATGATTAGACTTAATTTAAGGAAGGGAATGCAAAAGCTATACAGGCATCCTGTATTTCAACTGAGTAAGCCAGTGAAGAAGAGCAGACTTATCGGGACTGTAAATAGTAGGAGAGGAGGTGGAGAAGCATTGGCATGA